The nucleotide sequence CATTGGTGCAGCTTTTTTCTCTCAAACACTGGCTGTGAATGATGCGACTGTCAAGTTTGAGATATGGGATACAGCTGGTCAGGAACGATACCATAGCTTGGCTCCAATGTACTACAGGGGTGCAGCTGCTGCTATCATTGTCTTTGACATTACAAACCAAGTACGAAACTCACAATCCCATGCTTTAGTCCTTAATGCACTGACTTACTGATCAGCGGTCGACTTCAATGCCATCTTAAGGTTTGGACAAGAAAAGTTAGGTTTGCTTAACTCTTGTTTTCTATTGACACAGGCTTCATTTGAGAGGGCGAAGAAATGGGTCCAGGAACTGCAGGCACAAGGTATTGAATGGCTGAACTTGGCTTAGCTAGTTTATGTTAGTTATTGTGGTTTATTTGCTATATGATCATTTGCTTATTGTTTTCATGTGATCAGGTAACCCTAATATGGTGATGGCCCTTGCTGGAAACAAAGCTGATTTATTAGATGCTAGGAAGGTGTCTGCAGAGGTAAACCAAATCTTCCTTTCCTGTTCTGTCTCATTTTGCTTTTTCAATGCCAAGAAATCTTTGAGATGAATTCAAAAGTACCGGGAGAACATGTTTACGGGCACTTGGGGGTGAAGTTTGACTGGTGCCCGTGAAATGCTCAATTACAATCCCTACGTGACTTGGGTTGTTTTCTTTACTTAGTTGTGTTGTTAAGTAGTTCTTGTTATTGTCATTTGCAGGAGGCAGAGATATATGCTCAAGAGAACAGCCTTTTCTTCATGGAAACCTCAGCGAAGACTGCAACAAATGTCAAAGACATATTCTACGAAATCGGTGAGTCATTCTTACATCAAGATAGCAATTTCCAACAATTTAATTTTCCACTAAATCCCGttgcacttttttttgtttctcttttgttaaaaCCGCTACAGCGAAAAGACTACCGCGTGTTCAGCCAGCAGAAAACCCAACAGGAATGGTTCTCCCAAACGGACCAGGGGCTACAGCAGTGAGTTCATCGTGTTGTGCTTAGTTTCGTACCTTAAGAGAGATCTCTTTTGGTTAGTCACATAGTAGAGAAGAACATCGAGACTTTatgtgtttgcttcttcttcgtcttttatTACTTCACTATGCTTGCATTtgacaacgacaacaacaataGTGTATATCATGATGATACTTCTACCTTTTTGTGGAATCTGAAGCTATTTGTATTTGGAGAGATTTATTTTGATCTCTTTTTGTAATTAGATATCATAACTTAAGTGTGTGCACGttaccagaaagaaaaaaaaaagttgtgctTATATCTTTCGTTtatgtttgaagaagaaaatatgcttctatctttataatttgtttttcttaacagagattctaaaaattaaaagaatgttgttttagaagaaaataaccTTTATATCTTTTCTCAAATCATAAATCATGAGACACGACAAAGGTGTAAGCATGTCGTGGAGCGGGTCAAGAAGTGGCTGTCTCCGTAACGTCTTGGATAGAGATGGTAACAAGCGCTAGCTAATGCTCTTGCTGCTAAGCAAAGGATTCCACAagatatttgtttcttcttcaatcatTAATTAATTCCCAATGTAGTTTCTCAGTTCATACATTGGTTCAATCATTACTAAAGTAGAtgtgaaataaaagaaaaaaaaaacttattaacttttgcattttttccCCCCAAAAGGTTCAGTACAACAAATATGATCCAACCTCAGAAATTTGAGAGCAGAATATCAAACCAGAAGGAATCGAAGTCGTACCAAACTATCATCTAAGCTAATAAAAAGTTTGATAACATTTCCCTGAGATCAAGCCTCTGTGAGTTTCAGACGCGGAACAACATTCATCGACTGGAGTTCCTGTTACCACATAATGCGCAGAAcgagttaaagaaaaaaaacagaaacaagccTGAGGATAACTATAAGAATGGAGTTTGTTTTAAGAGTCTTAAGAAACCAGTAAAAACCCAAAACATCAATGctttttacttatttagaaagaaaattgtATTCAAAGATCAAAACTACCAATAATTTCCAAATGGGACCAAGGAGAGTTTCAATTTGAGCAGGTGGATCCAGTGGTTTTACCTGGAATAGTAGCTTGCATGCATATGGGAGTTTCATAGTAGCAATGTTATCGCCATTTTTACATGTTGAACAACATGCCTTTTTAAGCTTGTAACTGTAATATCCCAACAAACCACAAGCTCTGCAAACCTGCAATCAAAACTGTATCAAAACCAGTTGGGCATCCTAACCGTATCCACTACATAAAAGATTATCCCATTCAAGATAAGGAGTTGCAATGATCTCACAGATTTTGCCACTTCTAAAAACAGTGCATTATGATTTAGTTACCTGAACTTCAAAAGGATCACTAGAAACCATGAGCCGCTCGTAGATCAACATGCTGGCCCCATAAGCAATAAGACAATCTCGTTCCATTTCTCCCACCCTTAAACCTGGAACATCGTTAGAGATACAATTAGGAAGAGACACATCATTTGATACAATCAAATTCACAAACCAAAACCCTTAATATAATAGtagaaaacagaacaataacACGAAACAAGAGTAAATTTTCACTAAGGCTCTCTGTAGTTTGGATAGGTCTCACAAACGAAACCTAACCCTTATAACAAAACGTAATAATAAAACACTCtcaaggaaaaaagaaaatacaaatcctaaattttttcataaatcataaatc is from Camelina sativa cultivar DH55 chromosome 20, Cs, whole genome shotgun sequence and encodes:
- the LOC104771710 gene encoding ras-related protein RABF2a, producing the protein MASSGNKNINAKLVLLGDVGAGKSSLVLRFVKDQFVEFQESTIGAAFFSQTLAVNDATVKFEIWDTAGQERYHSLAPMYYRGAAAAIIVFDITNQASFERAKKWVQELQAQGNPNMVMALAGNKADLLDARKVSAEEAEIYAQENSLFFMETSAKTATNVKDIFYEIAKRLPRVQPAENPTGMVLPNGPGATAVSSSCCA